GCTCGGTCACGACCAAGGAAATCGCCGAGGCGATCCGCGATGCCCGCGGCATCAAGGTCGACCGGCGGAAGATCCGTTTGGATGCGCCGATCCACCAGGTCGGTACCTACATGATCGACGTCGAAGTAACCGGCGGCGCCACGGCTTCGGTCAAGACGATCGTCGCCGAAGAGAAATAAGCGCCCAGGTACCACCGCAGAACATCGAAGCCGAGGAATCCGTCCTCGGCGCGATGCTGGTCAGCGATCCCGCGGTCAACCGAGTAATCGATGACGCCCGGCTGAATGCCGGTGATTTCTACCTTGACCGCCACCGTCTGATCTACACGGTCATGCTCGAGCTCTACAGCTCGGACAAGCCCTGTGACGAGTTGAGCGTGAACGAAGCGCTGACTTCGGCCGGGCTGGTCGAAGAGGTCGGTGGGAAGAACTACGTCTCGGAGCTGGCCGCCAAGGTACCGGCCCCGGGCAACGCCAGCCACTACGCCAGGATCGTCCAGGAGAACGCACTGCTGCGTCGTCTGCTCGACACCAGCCACCAGATCGGCGCCTGGGTCAACGAGCGTGAGGGCAGCGGCCACGAACTCTCCGAGCGGGCCGAGCAACTGCTGTTCGAAGTCGCCCACAAGGAGCAGTCCGGCGACTTCCGGGTGGTCCGGCAGGTGATCGACGACGAAGTCGCCCGCCTCGAGAAGATCCAGTCGGGCGAGCTCAAGGAAACGGGGGTGCCGTCCGGGTTCAAGCACCTCGACGGAATGACCGGTGGCTTCCAGCCCTCGAACCTGATCATCATCGCCGCGAGGCCCTCGGTCGGCAAGAGTGCCTTCGTCGCCAACATCGCCGAGAACGTGGCGATCAAGGAAGGCCGCCCGGTCGCCTTCTTCTCGCTCGAAATGTCAGAGATCGAATTGGCCCAGCGATTCATTGCTTCCCAGTCAGGGGTCTACGGCGACAACCTGCGGCGGGCGAAGATCAGTGAGCGGGACTGGCGGAAAATCGCCGCCGCCGGCAACAAGCTGGACACCGCGCCGCTCTGGGTCGACGTGACCTCGGACCTCAGCCTCCTCGACCTGAGGGCGAAGGCACGCCGCCTCCACATCCAGGAAATGGAACGCGGTGGACTCGGGCTGATCATCGTCGATTACCTGCAGCTCATGCGGATGGACGAGACCCGCACCAGCATGGTTGAGAAGGTCGGCCAGATCAGCCGTGGACTGAAGCTGCTCGCCAACGAACTCGAAGTTCCTGTGATCGCTCTATCGCAGCTTTCGCGCGCCAGCGAAAACCGGCCGATCAGCGACCGGCGTCCCCTGCTCTCCGACCTCCGTGACTCGGGCAACATCGAACAGGACGCCGACCTCGTCGCCTTCCTCTACCGCGAAGACGTCTATAGACAGGAAGCGGAGCGGGACGGTTCGGCCGAAGTGATCATCGCCAAGCACCGAAACGGGCCGATCGGCAAGTCCGAGCTGACCTTCCTGCCGCACTTTCCGAAGTTCGCCGACCGTGCCCCTGACCATCCGACCGGCGAAGGATCACCGGCCGCCGAACGTGCTCGCGCCGAGCAGGCCTGATGAAGAACAACTTCGCCACCAGGGAAAAGCACTGAATATGGCCAATGGGTTTGCCGAGAACGGTAATTCGCTCACCTGCCCCTTGGGCCGGTGCGACGGTGGCGGCTGGATCCTCGGCGAGGACAACCTCGCCTACAAGTGCGACTGCCTCGAGCCTCGGCTGGCCAAGGCTCGCAATTCCGGCATC
This sequence is a window from Thermoleophilia bacterium. Protein-coding genes within it:
- the dnaB gene encoding replicative DNA helicase — encoded protein: MLVSDPAVNRVIDDARLNAGDFYLDRHRLIYTVMLELYSSDKPCDELSVNEALTSAGLVEEVGGKNYVSELAAKVPAPGNASHYARIVQENALLRRLLDTSHQIGAWVNEREGSGHELSERAEQLLFEVAHKEQSGDFRVVRQVIDDEVARLEKIQSGELKETGVPSGFKHLDGMTGGFQPSNLIIIAARPSVGKSAFVANIAENVAIKEGRPVAFFSLEMSEIELAQRFIASQSGVYGDNLRRAKISERDWRKIAAAGNKLDTAPLWVDVTSDLSLLDLRAKARRLHIQEMERGGLGLIIVDYLQLMRMDETRTSMVEKVGQISRGLKLLANELEVPVIALSQLSRASENRPISDRRPLLSDLRDSGNIEQDADLVAFLYREDVYRQEAERDGSAEVIIAKHRNGPIGKSELTFLPHFPKFADRAPDHPTGEGSPAAERARAEQA